The Croceicoccus marinus genome contains a region encoding:
- a CDS encoding MiaB/RimO family radical SAM methylthiotransferase, with protein MAESERIRAMLAASAQPTVVVNSCAVTQEAVRQTRRAIRRLRRSHPDARLLVTGCAADIEREQLSAMAEVDGLVANAAKLEPRAWLGDAALPAAATTPRARTRAFVPVQNGCDHSCTFCVIPQGRGASRSLPVEDVVRIAADHLANGAPEIVLTGVDVTSWGHDLPGSPALGTLVRAILDACPSLARLRLSSIDGAEIDPLLEDMAAHELRLMPHLHLSLQSGDDMILKRMKRRHSRADAIRLVERLKARRPDIAVGADLIAGFPTETDDMHANNLSIVSACDIVHGHIFPFSPRPGTPAARMPQVDPVRVKARAAELREAVAVQRGQWLGGLVGTTQTVLAERDGTGHAENFAPVRLPAGMAQGETARLRMSARQDGLLIGEAA; from the coding sequence ATGGCGGAGAGCGAGCGCATCCGCGCCATGCTGGCCGCCAGCGCGCAGCCGACCGTGGTGGTGAACAGCTGCGCCGTGACGCAGGAAGCCGTTCGCCAGACCCGCCGCGCGATCCGCCGCCTGCGCCGCAGCCATCCGGATGCGCGGCTGCTGGTCACCGGATGCGCCGCCGATATCGAGCGTGAGCAGCTTTCCGCCATGGCAGAGGTCGACGGGCTGGTTGCCAATGCCGCCAAGCTCGAGCCGCGCGCATGGCTGGGCGATGCGGCCCTCCCCGCCGCCGCGACCACTCCGCGCGCGCGCACCCGCGCCTTCGTGCCGGTGCAGAACGGCTGCGACCACAGCTGCACCTTCTGCGTCATCCCGCAGGGGCGCGGCGCCAGCCGGTCGCTGCCGGTCGAGGACGTGGTTCGCATCGCCGCCGATCACCTTGCCAATGGCGCGCCAGAGATCGTGCTGACCGGCGTGGACGTGACCAGCTGGGGCCACGACCTGCCCGGCTCGCCCGCGCTCGGCACGCTGGTGCGCGCCATCCTCGACGCGTGCCCCTCGCTCGCGCGGCTGCGCCTCTCCTCCATCGACGGGGCGGAGATCGACCCGCTGCTGGAAGACATGGCCGCGCACGAGCTGCGCCTGATGCCGCATCTCCATCTGTCGCTGCAATCGGGCGACGACATGATCCTCAAGCGCATGAAGCGCCGCCACAGCCGCGCCGACGCGATCCGCCTTGTCGAACGCCTCAAGGCCCGCCGCCCCGACATTGCGGTGGGCGCGGATTTGATCGCGGGCTTCCCAACCGAAACGGATGACATGCACGCCAACAACCTGTCCATCGTCAGCGCCTGCGACATCGTCCACGGCCATATCTTCCCCTTCAGCCCGCGCCCCGGCACGCCTGCCGCGCGAATGCCGCAGGTCGATCCCGTGCGCGTAAAGGCCCGCGCCGCCGAATTGCGCGAAGCCGTCGCCGTACAGCGCGGCCAGTGGCTGGGCGGGCTGGTCGGCACCACCCAGACCGTGCTGGCCGAACGCGACGGCACCGGCCATGCCGAGAACTTCGCGCCGGTGCGCCTGCCCGCCGGCATGGCGCAAGGCGAAACCGCCCGCCTGCGCATGTCCGCGCGCCAGGACGGTCTGCTGATCGGGGAAGCGGCATGA
- the ftsY gene encoding signal recognition particle-docking protein FtsY, giving the protein MSDSWQDRVFGGFRKTSARLAGNLAGIGGQTRLTDAQLDELEDALILSDLGPRAAMRIRDRLADRRFDRGADEQSIRQAVAEEIAEILRPVAKPLDVTAFPRPHVVLVIGVNGSGKTTTIAKLAHLFQEEDYSVMLAAGDTFRAAAIGQLRVWADRVGVPIVTGPEGGDPASVVFDAVKAATERGSDALIVDTAGRLQNKRELMDELAKIRKVLGRLNPAAPHDVVLVLDATNGQNALSQIDVFKEVAGVTGLVMTKLDGTARGGVLVAAAEQYGLPIHAIGVGEGIDDLRPFDPDLVARVIAGVA; this is encoded by the coding sequence ATGAGCGATAGCTGGCAGGACCGCGTCTTCGGCGGCTTTCGCAAGACCTCCGCCCGGCTGGCGGGCAATCTGGCCGGTATCGGCGGGCAGACCCGCCTGACCGACGCACAGCTGGACGAGTTGGAGGATGCGCTGATCCTCTCCGACCTGGGCCCGCGTGCGGCCATGCGGATCCGCGACCGGCTGGCCGACCGCCGCTTCGACCGGGGCGCCGACGAGCAATCGATCCGCCAGGCCGTCGCCGAAGAGATCGCCGAAATCCTGCGCCCCGTCGCCAAGCCGCTGGACGTCACCGCCTTTCCGCGCCCGCATGTGGTGCTGGTCATCGGCGTCAACGGCAGCGGCAAGACGACCACCATCGCCAAGCTGGCCCATCTGTTCCAGGAAGAGGATTACAGCGTCATGCTGGCCGCGGGCGACACCTTCCGCGCCGCCGCCATCGGCCAGCTTCGGGTCTGGGCGGACCGAGTGGGCGTCCCCATCGTCACCGGACCCGAAGGCGGCGATCCCGCCAGCGTGGTCTTTGACGCTGTCAAGGCCGCGACCGAGCGCGGCAGCGACGCGCTGATCGTCGACACCGCCGGCCGCCTTCAGAACAAGCGCGAGCTGATGGACGAGCTGGCCAAGATCCGAAAGGTTCTCGGCCGCCTCAACCCCGCGGCGCCGCATGACGTGGTGCTGGTGCTGGATGCGACCAACGGGCAGAACGCGCTCAGCCAAATCGACGTGTTCAAGGAAGTGGCCGGCGTCACCGGGCTGGTCATGACCAAGCTGGACGGCACCGCACGCGGCGGCGTGCTGGTCGCGGCGGCAGAGCAATACGGCCTGCCGATCCACGCCATCGGCGTCGGCGAGGGGATCGACGATCTGCGCCCCTTCGACCCCGACCTGGTCGCGCGCGTCATAGCGGGAGTGGCATGA
- a CDS encoding inner membrane-spanning protein YciB: MTDKTDTAPKKKSGWLNLAIDYGPLLIFFVVYRFFAPEDSSNSVAEVLAVVKGTGAFIVAALIALGVSKWKLGHITPMLMLSTALIVFFGGLTIFFQDPVFVQVKPTIIYVLFAIALLVGWRMGRPLLKYLLDAAFDGLSDRGWMTLSRNWGFYFAALAVLNEVLRAALPFEDWLAAKFWLFMPLSFLFTFMQLPMMMREGLGKEEETEVETTQPPV, translated from the coding sequence ATGACCGACAAGACCGATACCGCGCCAAAGAAGAAATCAGGCTGGCTCAACCTCGCCATCGATTACGGGCCGCTGCTGATCTTCTTCGTCGTCTATCGCTTTTTCGCCCCCGAGGATTCCAGCAATTCGGTGGCCGAGGTGCTGGCCGTCGTAAAAGGTACCGGCGCGTTCATCGTTGCCGCCCTGATCGCGCTGGGCGTGTCGAAATGGAAGCTGGGGCACATCACCCCGATGCTGATGCTGTCGACCGCGCTGATCGTGTTCTTCGGCGGGCTGACGATCTTCTTCCAGGACCCGGTCTTCGTGCAGGTGAAGCCGACGATCATCTACGTGCTGTTCGCGATCGCTCTGCTGGTCGGCTGGCGCATGGGCAGGCCGCTGCTGAAATATTTGCTGGATGCCGCGTTCGACGGCCTGTCGGATCGCGGCTGGATGACCCTGTCGCGCAACTGGGGCTTCTACTTCGCCGCGCTTGCCGTGCTGAACGAGGTGCTGCGCGCCGCCTTGCCGTTCGAGGACTGGCTGGCGGCCAAGTTCTGGCTGTTCATGCCGCTCTCGTTCCTGTTCACCTTCATGCAGCTTCCGATGATGATGCGCGAAGGGCTTGGCAAGGAAGAGGAGACCGAGGTCGAGACGACCCAGCCTCCGGTTTGA
- a CDS encoding potassium transporter Kup: protein MASHAGAHAPGGKDRTSAKVKLAVGAVGIVFGDIGTSPLYAFRETFVGPHPLALDQLHILGVVSLIFWSMTLVVSIQYVTILMQADNKGQGGSLALVALISRHMGGSRFGWLTVLLGVMATSLFYGDSMITPAISVLSAVEGLTVVEARFERWVIPIALVMLVGLFLIQKRGTAKVGALFAPIMITYFVVLAVLGVAHIVQNPGVLVALNPWYAVQFFMVDKTLAFLALGSVVLAVTGAEALYADMGHFGRGPLRLSWFAFVMPALLLNYFGQAAMVTALSGPEAAEAIRNPFFMMAPDIMRLPLVILAMLATFIASQAVISGAFSVTHQAMQLGFIPRLSILHTSETEAGQIYIPAINWALMVAVILLVLTFQNSSNLASAYGIAVTGAMLIDTCLMAALLLAVWRWKWWLAVPVVVVFFIVDGSYFAANATKVPDGGWFPLLIGAVVFTLLTTWAKGRKLMHERMAEVALPIEIFAKSATNSATRVPGTAIFMASSTAGVPSALLHNIKHNKVLHERVVVLTVKIADYPYVELAKRHEIHDLGHGFYRLILHYGFMEETDVPRALADIEHCGGMFDMMQTSFFLSRQTLLPSENPGMMIWREKVFAWMLRNAANAMEFFRLPTNRVVELGSQLEI from the coding sequence ATGGCATCGCACGCAGGCGCCCACGCGCCCGGCGGCAAGGATCGCACCAGCGCCAAGGTGAAGCTGGCGGTTGGGGCCGTCGGAATCGTGTTCGGCGATATCGGCACCAGCCCGCTATATGCATTCCGCGAAACCTTCGTGGGCCCGCATCCGCTGGCGCTCGACCAGTTGCACATCCTGGGCGTTGTCAGCCTGATCTTCTGGTCGATGACTTTGGTCGTCTCGATCCAGTATGTCACCATATTGATGCAAGCCGACAACAAGGGGCAGGGCGGAAGCCTTGCGCTGGTGGCGCTTATTTCGCGGCATATGGGCGGATCGCGCTTCGGCTGGCTGACGGTGCTGTTGGGGGTAATGGCGACGTCGCTGTTCTATGGCGATTCGATGATAACCCCCGCGATTTCGGTACTTTCCGCAGTCGAGGGGCTGACCGTGGTCGAGGCCCGGTTCGAGCGGTGGGTCATTCCCATCGCGCTGGTCATGCTGGTCGGGCTGTTCCTGATACAAAAGCGCGGCACCGCCAAGGTGGGCGCGCTGTTCGCACCGATCATGATCACCTATTTCGTCGTGCTGGCGGTGCTGGGCGTGGCGCATATCGTGCAGAACCCCGGCGTGCTGGTCGCGCTGAACCCGTGGTACGCGGTGCAGTTCTTCATGGTCGACAAGACGCTGGCGTTCCTGGCGCTGGGCTCGGTCGTGCTGGCTGTGACGGGGGCAGAGGCGCTCTATGCAGACATGGGGCATTTCGGGCGCGGGCCGCTGCGGCTCAGCTGGTTCGCCTTCGTGATGCCCGCGCTGCTGCTCAACTATTTCGGTCAGGCGGCGATGGTCACCGCGCTGTCGGGTCCCGAAGCGGCTGAGGCGATCCGCAACCCGTTCTTCATGATGGCGCCCGACATCATGCGCCTGCCGTTGGTGATCCTGGCGATGCTGGCGACCTTCATTGCCAGCCAGGCGGTGATTTCGGGCGCGTTCTCGGTCACGCACCAGGCGATGCAGCTGGGCTTTATCCCCCGCCTGTCGATCCTGCACACCAGCGAGACCGAGGCCGGACAGATCTATATTCCCGCGATCAACTGGGCGCTGATGGTGGCGGTGATCCTGCTGGTGCTGACCTTCCAGAACTCGTCCAACCTAGCCAGCGCCTATGGCATCGCGGTCACGGGTGCGATGCTGATCGACACCTGCCTGATGGCGGCGCTGCTGCTGGCCGTATGGCGGTGGAAATGGTGGCTGGCGGTACCGGTGGTGGTCGTGTTCTTCATCGTCGACGGCTCCTATTTCGCGGCCAATGCGACCAAGGTGCCCGATGGCGGCTGGTTCCCGCTGCTGATCGGCGCGGTGGTGTTCACTTTGCTCACGACCTGGGCCAAGGGCCGCAAGCTGATGCACGAACGCATGGCCGAGGTGGCGTTGCCGATCGAGATCTTTGCCAAGTCCGCCACCAATTCGGCGACCCGCGTGCCGGGCACCGCCATCTTCATGGCGTCGAGCACCGCGGGCGTGCCATCGGCGCTGCTGCACAACATCAAACACAACAAGGTGCTGCACGAACGCGTCGTGGTGCTGACGGTCAAGATCGCCGACTATCCCTATGTCGAGCTGGCGAAGCGGCACGAGATCCACGACCTGGGCCACGGCTTCTATCGCCTGATCCTGCATTACGGCTTCATGGAAGAAACCGACGTGCCGCGTGCGCTTGCGGATATCGAGCATTGCGGCGGCATGTTCGACATGATGCAGACCAGCTTCTTCCTGTCGCGCCAGACGCTGCTGCCGTCGGAGAACCCGGGCATGATGATCTGGCGCGAGAAGGTCTTCGCCTGGATGCTGCGCAATGCGGCCAATGCGATGGAGTTCTTCCGGCTGCCGACCAATCGCGTGGTCGAACTGGGCAGCCAGCTGGAGATCTGA
- a CDS encoding tetratricopeptide repeat protein, producing the protein MSWLFVIPAAIAAFAALVFVLKLPRPAWELTGAALLLGLAGYAAQASPTLPGAPKAPRESRGSMEAALVETRQAMQAEFAPGRRYLITADAMARNGRFASAAAILRGAIREHPEDPDTWLALGNALVGHAEGVATPAALYAYDKAARLAPGHPGPPFFSGLALAQSGRFEEARTRWQGLLDRPLAEGDTAADEPWRAVLQAQIQRLDMLIEMQRQQMGGQGPQMPNAPVRVPGPPQVQPSAPAPTQSEAP; encoded by the coding sequence ATGAGCTGGCTGTTCGTAATTCCCGCCGCCATCGCCGCCTTCGCCGCGCTGGTCTTCGTGCTCAAGCTGCCGCGCCCGGCGTGGGAGCTGACCGGGGCGGCGCTATTGCTGGGGCTGGCGGGCTATGCGGCGCAGGCCAGCCCGACGCTGCCGGGCGCGCCCAAGGCCCCGCGCGAGAGCCGCGGGAGCATGGAGGCTGCGCTGGTCGAGACGCGGCAGGCGATGCAGGCCGAATTCGCGCCGGGCCGCCGCTATCTGATCACGGCGGACGCGATGGCGCGCAACGGGCGCTTCGCCTCGGCCGCGGCGATCCTGCGCGGCGCGATCCGCGAGCATCCCGAAGACCCCGATACCTGGCTGGCGCTGGGCAATGCGCTGGTCGGCCATGCCGAGGGCGTGGCGACGCCGGCGGCGCTCTATGCCTATGACAAGGCGGCGCGGCTGGCGCCCGGCCATCCCGGGCCGCCGTTCTTTTCCGGGCTGGCGCTGGCGCAGTCGGGCCGGTTCGAGGAAGCGCGGACCCGCTGGCAGGGCCTGCTGGACCGTCCGCTGGCCGAAGGCGACACTGCGGCCGACGAGCCGTGGCGTGCCGTGCTGCAGGCGCAGATCCAGCGGCTGGACATGCTGATCGAAATGCAGCGCCAGCAGATGGGCGGGCAGGGGCCGCAGATGCCGAACGCACCCGTTCGGGTGCCGGGGCCCCCGCAGGTTCAGCCGTCCGCGCCTGCACCAACTCAGTCCGAAGCGCCATGA
- a CDS encoding cytochrome c-type biogenesis protein CcmH: protein MSCPRRLIGICAVAAILLLAITTPGFAQDALPPAPYAYRQLQDPAQEARAQDLMETIRCLTCQSQSIADSDAPMAGDMRSEVRQRIAAGEDPEAIRQWLIQRYGDYISYKPSVTGLTWPLFAAPVVLLLLAALLLRGRFRRGRSKENA, encoded by the coding sequence ATGAGCTGCCCCCGCCGGCTGATCGGGATATGCGCGGTCGCCGCGATCCTGCTGCTGGCGATCACCACACCCGGCTTCGCGCAGGACGCCTTGCCGCCCGCGCCCTATGCCTATCGCCAGCTTCAGGATCCGGCGCAGGAAGCGCGCGCGCAGGATCTGATGGAAACGATCCGCTGCCTGACCTGCCAGAGCCAGTCGATCGCTGACAGCGATGCGCCCATGGCGGGCGACATGCGCAGCGAGGTGCGCCAGCGCATCGCCGCGGGCGAGGATCCCGAAGCGATCCGCCAATGGCTGATCCAGCGCTATGGCGACTACATCAGCTACAAGCCGTCGGTCACGGGGCTGACCTGGCCGCTGTTCGCCGCGCCGGTCGTGCTGCTGCTGCTGGCGGCGCTGCTGCTGCGCGGGCGGTTCCGGCGCGGCCGCAGTAAGGAAAACGCATGA
- a CDS encoding DsbE family thiol:disulfide interchange protein, whose protein sequence is MSAPEPRPKALGSRWAIWLPLAVFVLLAALIAWGLANPGSTEVESRMIGQPLPAMDLPAATEGRPTVELPGSAGQGPRLLNVWASWCVPCVVEAPVLDALAGQGVTIDGVAIRDKEEDIAEFLQRHGNPYRAIARDDVSALQLAIGSSGVPETFVIDADGMIRYQHLGPIMERDVPQILSQLRAAEQPL, encoded by the coding sequence ATGAGCGCGCCGGAACCGCGTCCGAAAGCATTGGGATCGCGCTGGGCGATCTGGCTGCCGCTGGCGGTCTTCGTGCTGCTGGCCGCGCTGATTGCCTGGGGCCTTGCCAATCCCGGTTCGACCGAGGTGGAAAGCCGCATGATCGGCCAGCCACTGCCCGCGATGGACCTGCCGGCCGCGACCGAGGGCAGACCGACCGTCGAACTGCCGGGATCGGCGGGGCAGGGGCCGCGCCTGCTGAACGTATGGGCGAGCTGGTGCGTGCCCTGCGTGGTCGAGGCGCCGGTGCTCGACGCGCTGGCGGGGCAGGGCGTGACCATCGACGGCGTGGCGATCCGCGACAAGGAAGAGGATATCGCCGAATTCCTGCAGCGCCACGGCAATCCCTATCGCGCGATCGCGCGCGACGACGTCAGCGCATTGCAGCTGGCCATCGGATCGTCGGGCGTGCCCGAAACTTTCGTCATCGATGCCGACGGGATGATCCGCTATCAGCATCTTGGCCCGATCATGGAGCGCGACGTGCCCCAGATCCTCTCCCAATTGCGGGCGGCGGAGCAGCCGCTATGA
- a CDS encoding heme lyase CcmF/NrfE family subunit, which translates to MIAELGLALLWLAAALALLQFASGLWALAGGDGQMREQPAAAVRPAAIMQGLLAALSFGALMWLFVRTDLSVLLVASNSHSEKPLIFKLAGTWGNHEGSMLLWATVMGLAGALVARVERRLPENTIVATLAAQAFVSLGFYAFLLFSSNPFERLDPVPLDGAGLNPLLQDIGLAFHPPTLYFGYVGLSVAFSFAVGALVTNEVGPAFARAMRPWVLGAWIFLTVGITAGSYWAYYELGWGGWWFWDPVENASLMPWLAATALLHSAGVLAARDALRTWTIMLGVVAFSMSMVGTFLVRSGILTSVHAFAVDPERGSFILVLLAIYIGGALTLFGLRAASIQEGKQFALVSREGALVFNNVMLTAILGIVLLGTLYPLVTEAFGTRVSIGPPYFNPVGAIFALPMMVVMAVGPLLRWRGDRAGRVSRPMILPALAVVAVLAATLVLAPGIGILPLLGLALSAGLAIASVMPLFGRNLRRTPLPVWGMVVAHLGLAVAVAGMASESAFSTERLVAATVGDSVEVGPWTVSLSAIDPVAGPNWTALQADMQASYRGGEPITLHPQSRTFTSPVQTTSESALATRWNGQLYAVLGVQGEDGRWQMRLWWKPFVPLIWLGGLLVALGGALALVGRIASGWRRQISMRRIAERREANPLPQERAGA; encoded by the coding sequence ATGATCGCGGAACTGGGTCTTGCGCTTCTATGGCTGGCGGCGGCGCTGGCGCTGCTGCAATTCGCATCGGGGTTGTGGGCGCTGGCGGGCGGCGACGGGCAGATGCGCGAACAGCCCGCCGCCGCGGTGCGCCCCGCCGCCATCATGCAGGGCCTGCTGGCCGCGCTGTCGTTCGGCGCGCTGATGTGGCTATTCGTGCGGACCGACCTGTCGGTGCTGCTGGTCGCGTCGAATTCGCATTCGGAAAAGCCCCTTATCTTCAAGCTGGCTGGTACCTGGGGCAATCACGAGGGGTCCATGCTGCTGTGGGCGACGGTGATGGGGCTGGCGGGCGCGCTGGTCGCCCGGGTCGAGCGGCGGCTGCCCGAGAATACCATCGTCGCGACACTGGCCGCGCAGGCGTTCGTGTCGCTGGGCTTCTATGCGTTCCTGCTGTTCAGCTCGAACCCGTTCGAGCGGCTGGACCCGGTGCCGCTGGACGGGGCGGGGCTCAACCCGCTGCTGCAGGACATCGGCCTCGCCTTCCATCCGCCCACGCTGTATTTCGGCTATGTCGGGCTGTCGGTGGCGTTCAGCTTCGCGGTCGGCGCGCTGGTCACGAACGAGGTCGGGCCCGCGTTCGCGCGCGCGATGCGACCATGGGTGCTGGGCGCGTGGATCTTCCTGACGGTGGGCATCACCGCCGGTTCCTACTGGGCGTATTACGAGCTGGGCTGGGGCGGCTGGTGGTTCTGGGACCCGGTCGAGAACGCGTCGCTGATGCCATGGCTGGCGGCGACCGCGCTGCTGCATTCAGCGGGCGTGCTGGCCGCGCGCGACGCGCTGCGGACGTGGACGATCATGCTGGGCGTGGTCGCATTCTCGATGAGCATGGTCGGCACCTTCCTGGTGCGTTCGGGCATCCTGACCAGCGTGCATGCCTTTGCCGTGGACCCCGAGCGCGGAAGCTTCATCCTGGTGCTGCTGGCGATCTATATCGGCGGGGCACTGACCCTGTTCGGCCTGCGCGCCGCGTCGATCCAGGAAGGCAAGCAGTTCGCACTGGTCAGCCGCGAGGGTGCGCTGGTGTTCAACAATGTCATGCTGACCGCGATCCTGGGGATCGTGCTGCTGGGCACGCTCTATCCGCTGGTGACAGAGGCGTTCGGGACGCGCGTGTCGATCGGGCCGCCCTATTTCAATCCGGTGGGCGCGATTTTCGCGCTGCCGATGATGGTTGTGATGGCGGTCGGGCCGCTGCTGCGCTGGCGGGGCGACCGGGCGGGGCGGGTATCGCGGCCGATGATCCTGCCCGCGCTGGCGGTGGTCGCCGTGCTGGCGGCGACGCTGGTGCTGGCGCCGGGGATCGGCATTCTGCCGCTGCTGGGGCTGGCGCTGAGCGCGGGGCTGGCGATCGCCAGCGTGATGCCGCTGTTCGGGCGCAACCTGCGCCGCACGCCGCTGCCGGTATGGGGCATGGTGGTCGCGCATCTGGGCCTTGCCGTCGCGGTCGCGGGCATGGCCAGCGAAAGCGCTTTTTCGACCGAGCGGCTGGTCGCCGCCACGGTCGGCGACAGCGTCGAGGTCGGCCCGTGGACCGTATCGCTGTCCGCCATCGACCCGGTCGCGGGACCGAACTGGACCGCACTGCAGGCGGACATGCAGGCCAGCTATCGAGGGGGCGAGCCGATCACGCTGCACCCGCAGTCGCGCACCTTTACCTCGCCAGTGCAGACCACCAGCGAAAGCGCGCTGGCGACTCGCTGGAACGGGCAGCTCTATGCCGTGCTGGGCGTTCAGGGTGAGGATGGTCGCTGGCAGATGCGGCTGTGGTGGAAGCCGTTCGTTCCGCTGATCTGGCTGGGCGGGCTGCTGGTGGCGCTGGGCGGCGCGCTGGCACTGGTCGGGCGGATCGCCAGCGGCTGGCGGCGCCAGATCAGCATGCGCCGCATCGCCGAACGGCGCGAGGCGAACCCCCTGCCGCAGGAAAGGGCGGGGGCATGA
- the ccmE gene encoding cytochrome c maturation protein CcmE, with protein MKPKHQRLVLLVIALAVLIGAGLLAAWALRNQASYFYVPSDIASDPPETGRAIRLGGMVQQGSIQREADGVTMNFTVGDGAATVPVRFTGIAPDLFVEGSGVVAEGSLAPDGTFVATNLLAKHDENYMPRELQDMSDAQAKQVVAEAE; from the coding sequence ATGAAGCCCAAGCACCAGCGTCTGGTGCTTCTGGTGATCGCGCTGGCCGTGCTGATCGGCGCCGGGCTGCTGGCGGCATGGGCGCTGCGCAACCAGGCGAGCTATTTCTATGTTCCTTCCGACATTGCCAGCGATCCGCCCGAAACGGGCCGCGCTATCCGGCTGGGCGGCATGGTCCAGCAAGGGTCGATCCAGCGCGAGGCGGACGGGGTGACGATGAACTTCACCGTCGGCGACGGCGCCGCCACGGTTCCTGTGCGCTTCACCGGCATCGCCCCCGACCTGTTCGTCGAGGGATCGGGCGTGGTCGCCGAGGGCAGCCTGGCCCCGGACGGAACATTCGTCGCGACCAATCTGCTGGCCAAGCATGACGAGAACTACATGCCGCGCGAGTTGCAGGACATGAGCGATGCGCAGGCGAAGCAGGTAGTGGCCGAAGCCGAATGA
- the ccmC gene encoding heme ABC transporter permease CcmC, with the protein MHGFANPARFLRIARWLTPLLLVSGLVVSGAALAYGLLLAPADRLMGDTVRILYIHVPAAWLGMGGWTTIAVASLAELVWRHPLAAIAARAAAVPGAVFTAICLLTGSIWGRPTWGTWWVWDGRLTSMLVLLLLYFAYIALAGAAQRDMGAGAGLSAGSSRVTAIFGLVGAVNVPIINRSVVWWNSLHQPPSITMGKSAIDPAFLWPLLIATLGFSLLFGGVILARMRTLLADIQAEARLRRKAQRADGRVDPLFAAPDSL; encoded by the coding sequence ATGCACGGTTTTGCCAATCCCGCCCGTTTCCTGCGCATCGCCCGCTGGCTGACGCCGCTTCTGCTGGTGTCGGGGCTGGTCGTTTCGGGCGCGGCGCTGGCCTATGGGCTGCTGCTGGCGCCTGCCGACCGGCTGATGGGCGATACCGTCCGCATCCTGTATATCCATGTGCCCGCCGCATGGCTGGGCATGGGCGGCTGGACCACCATCGCCGTCGCTTCCCTGGCAGAGCTGGTTTGGCGCCATCCGCTGGCCGCCATCGCCGCGCGCGCCGCGGCAGTGCCCGGCGCGGTGTTCACCGCCATCTGCCTTCTGACCGGGTCGATCTGGGGCCGCCCGACATGGGGCACCTGGTGGGTGTGGGACGGGCGGCTGACATCCATGCTGGTGCTGCTGCTGCTGTATTTCGCCTATATCGCGCTGGCGGGCGCGGCGCAGCGCGACATGGGCGCGGGTGCCGGTCTTTCCGCGGGCAGCAGCCGCGTCACCGCGATCTTCGGGCTGGTGGGCGCGGTCAACGTGCCGATCATCAACCGGTCGGTGGTGTGGTGGAATTCGCTGCACCAGCCGCCCAGCATCACCATGGGCAAGAGCGCGATCGATCCCGCCTTCCTGTGGCCGCTGCTGATCGCGACACTGGGCTTCTCGCTGCTGTTCGGCGGGGTGATCCTGGCGCGCATGCGGACGCTGCTGGCGGACATCCAGGCCGAGGCGCGGCTGCGGCGCAAGGCGCAGCGCGCCGATGGGCGCGTCGATCCGCTTTTCGCCGCGCCCGATAGTCTGTAA